From a region of the Blastopirellula marina genome:
- a CDS encoding carboxypeptidase-like regulatory domain-containing protein: protein MNVLSQSKPFAQKYWVAYLLLIVLLVPLAGCQQSDGLAEVTGRVTDRQQPKAGIVVMFVPEEGGGAPAGANTDANGEYRLMYSNGKPGTQPGKHTVLLTIPEPTGKESKPTTRAGYSKVVEVAEGENTIDFDLADF, encoded by the coding sequence ATGAATGTTCTTTCTCAATCGAAACCGTTCGCTCAGAAATACTGGGTGGCGTATCTGCTGTTGATCGTCCTGCTGGTCCCTTTGGCAGGCTGTCAACAAAGTGACGGACTCGCAGAAGTAACGGGCCGCGTCACCGATCGACAACAGCCAAAGGCGGGCATCGTCGTCATGTTTGTGCCGGAAGAAGGGGGAGGTGCCCCTGCCGGCGCGAATACCGACGCCAACGGCGAGTACCGCTTGATGTACTCCAACGGAAAACCTGGAACACAACCAGGCAAACACACCGTACTGCTCACCATTCCCGAGCCAACCGGGAAAGAGAGCAAACCGACCACGCGAGCCGGTTACAGCAAGGTGGTCGAGGTTGCCGAAGGTGAAAACACGATCGATTTCGACCTGGCTGATTTCTAG
- a CDS encoding toxin-antitoxin system YwqK family antitoxin: MRHFPIILHAALLVVMAGCSSSSPGQPSQGLVDQPPQPKVLSDGVHVITLNSNEYAFPPELEFDDGNWIREEPLWIDRTFYGYSYVHTQQPRKMRYKADHSIEGTGFIFQEGDLQNGEWLANGKEFIEFPDGTSQEKSYVHGIENSQWKYYRQDGSLEFSMTMVNGTAHGLCSVFYKNGQLQGVIEMIEGKNGPILEHYDQDGNEMPTNVASQDLFKMQ, encoded by the coding sequence ATGCGTCATTTCCCAATCATCTTGCATGCTGCTCTGTTGGTCGTGATGGCCGGCTGTTCGTCCAGTTCACCTGGACAGCCCTCGCAAGGTTTAGTCGACCAACCTCCCCAGCCGAAAGTCCTTAGTGACGGCGTCCATGTGATCACACTGAATAGCAACGAGTACGCATTCCCTCCTGAACTGGAATTCGACGATGGAAATTGGATACGGGAGGAACCTCTCTGGATTGATAGGACATTTTATGGGTATTCGTACGTCCATACCCAACAGCCACGAAAAATGAGATACAAGGCTGATCACTCCATCGAGGGCACGGGTTTTATTTTCCAGGAAGGTGACCTGCAAAATGGCGAGTGGCTTGCCAATGGGAAAGAGTTTATTGAATTTCCTGATGGAACTTCACAGGAAAAGTCTTACGTTCACGGCATTGAAAATAGTCAATGGAAGTACTATCGCCAGGACGGCTCACTTGAATTCTCCATGACCATGGTAAACGGAACGGCTCATGGCTTGTGTTCCGTATTCTATAAGAACGGGCAGCTACAGGGTGTAATTGAAATGATCGAAGGTAAGAATGGCCCTATCTTGGAGCACTACGACCAGGACGGCAACGAAATGCCCACGAATGTCGCATCTCAAGATTTGTTCAAAATGCAATAG
- a CDS encoding DUF1559 domain-containing protein produces the protein MGKITRVRAGRHGFTLVELLVVIAIIGVLIALLLPAVQQAREAARRMQCSNNLKQIGLALQNYHDTYLVLPPGGMPQGTTAHAGEHQPSWIVRILPFLEQSTITNQAVFAGTDWSGRNLDVNWKLKHDIVIGSLLCPSSDLDPTRQQGTNSGTQSLGAPATINVQVASYVAIAGAGLEPSDLSTAPGRNGVGRMSFNGAMPIVNMVNGIGSSPQRQQALSLAQITDGTSNTFCVGEQSSSLRESGNLRDCRAGNIAGGMWSSGSATADSNSQAYNTTTIREPVNWHLYNNYSCTAFHALAKNTSIRSNHPGGAQFVLLDGSVRFVTETTDLRNLLKLAIRDDGLVLGSN, from the coding sequence ATGGGAAAAATAACAAGAGTTCGCGCTGGGCGACACGGCTTTACGCTTGTTGAGTTGCTGGTGGTGATTGCCATTATTGGGGTGCTTATCGCCTTGTTGCTTCCGGCCGTGCAACAGGCACGCGAGGCAGCACGTCGAATGCAGTGCAGTAACAACCTGAAGCAAATCGGTCTCGCCCTCCAGAATTATCACGATACGTATCTTGTCCTTCCGCCAGGCGGCATGCCACAGGGAACGACGGCCCATGCCGGCGAGCACCAGCCGTCATGGATTGTTCGCATTCTCCCCTTCCTTGAACAATCGACCATCACCAATCAAGCCGTCTTCGCGGGAACGGACTGGTCGGGACGCAATTTGGACGTCAACTGGAAACTCAAACACGACATCGTCATTGGTTCGCTGCTGTGCCCATCGAGCGATCTTGACCCGACACGACAGCAAGGCACCAACTCGGGCACGCAATCCCTCGGAGCCCCTGCGACGATCAACGTTCAGGTTGCCAGTTACGTTGCCATTGCAGGGGCAGGTCTGGAGCCTTCAGACCTCAGTACGGCTCCAGGCCGAAATGGCGTCGGCAGAATGAGCTTCAATGGTGCGATGCCGATCGTCAACATGGTCAATGGCATTGGTAGCAGTCCCCAACGGCAACAAGCGTTGTCGTTGGCTCAAATAACCGACGGTACGAGCAATACGTTTTGCGTCGGAGAGCAGTCTTCTTCCCTGCGGGAAAGTGGCAATCTGAGGGACTGCCGCGCCGGAAATATTGCCGGCGGCATGTGGTCGTCTGGCAGTGCCACGGCGGACTCCAATTCTCAGGCCTACAATACCACGACGATTCGCGAACCGGTCAACTGGCATCTTTACAATAACTACAGCTGCACCGCTTTTCACGCGCTGGCGAAGAATACCTCGATCCGGTCGAATCATCCCGGCGGTGCTCAGTTCGTCTTGCTGGATGGCTCGGTGCGATTCGTTACCGAGACGACCGATCTGCGTAATCTGCTTAAGCTTGCCATTCGTGATGATGGTCTCGTTCTGGGATCGAACTAA